One stretch of Calditrichota bacterium DNA includes these proteins:
- a CDS encoding VWA domain-containing protein yields the protein MLRFANEHLLYLLFLVPLLVAFYALAFHWKRRAMERFGHLPLLQKLAANTSRRRQILKAALLVLALSLMILALARPQIGTKLEEVKRSGVDIVVALDVSLSMQAEDVKPNRLAKAKREIQQFIDRLQGDRIGLVAFAGEAFLQCPLTLDYAAAEMFLDIMDPSLIPTPGTAIGEAIAVAMRAFEQKERKHKVLVLVTDGEDHGSDPVEVAKQAAREGIVIYTIGIGSVEGVPIPVYDQRGQLVDYKKDRSGQRVTSRLDEITLQKIAQETGGAYYRATGGAMELDKIYERIAGMEKKELASLRFSQFEDRFQYIVFLVLVLLIVEPLIPERRTLRREWHGRFE from the coding sequence ATGCTGCGGTTTGCGAACGAACATCTGCTGTACCTGTTGTTCCTGGTCCCTCTGCTGGTGGCCTTCTACGCGCTCGCTTTTCACTGGAAGCGCCGGGCGATGGAGCGGTTTGGCCATCTTCCCTTGTTGCAGAAGCTTGCGGCCAATACCAGCAGGCGGCGCCAGATCTTGAAGGCGGCGTTGCTCGTACTCGCCCTCAGCCTGATGATTCTGGCGCTGGCCCGGCCGCAGATCGGCACTAAGCTTGAAGAAGTCAAGCGCAGCGGCGTGGACATCGTGGTTGCGCTCGATGTGTCGCTCTCCATGCAGGCGGAGGATGTCAAGCCCAACCGGCTCGCCAAGGCGAAGAGGGAGATCCAACAGTTCATCGATCGCCTGCAAGGCGATAGGATCGGCCTGGTCGCATTTGCCGGGGAGGCGTTCCTGCAGTGCCCTCTGACCTTGGATTACGCGGCCGCAGAGATGTTTCTGGACATCATGGACCCCAGCCTCATCCCGACGCCTGGCACCGCCATCGGCGAGGCCATTGCCGTGGCGATGCGAGCCTTCGAGCAGAAAGAGCGCAAACACAAGGTGCTGGTGCTGGTTACCGATGGCGAGGACCACGGCTCTGACCCTGTGGAAGTGGCCAAGCAAGCCGCCCGCGAAGGGATTGTCATTTACACCATCGGCATCGGCTCAGTGGAAGGGGTGCCTATACCCGTGTATGACCAGCGCGGCCAGCTGGTGGACTACAAGAAGGACAGAAGTGGGCAGCGCGTCACCAGTAGGCTGGACGAAATCACCCTGCAGAAGATTGCGCAGGAGACGGGCGGCGCCTACTACCGCGCGACCGGCGGCGCCATGGAGCTCGACAAAATCTACGAGCGGATCGCCGGCATGGAAAAGAAGGAACTGGCCTCCTTGCGCTTCTCCCAGTTCGAAGACCGATTTCAGTACATCGTTTTCCTCGTGCTGGTGCTGCTGATTGTGGAACCGCTCATCCCGGAACGACGTACACTTAGGCGAGAATGGCACGGGCGCTTTGAATAG
- a CDS encoding tetratricopeptide repeat protein → MTIVLVVLLPAIACAQAGRKRVLEGNRLYAQEKYEAAADKYRDALNQDPLSPVIHFNLGNTSYKRQNYEEALKEYDQSLNSPDVATQAKAYYNVGNTLFRMGKLPESILAYQKALQLDPDDVDAKYNLEYVRALLKNNAQKQPAGQQQQQQQQQEQQQQAQQQSGDQGEQDQQQAQQQEQSGQEQKQEQAGQQKDRQEMSKEDAARILDALNQSEKDAQESRKVSSQGSRRVVKDW, encoded by the coding sequence ATGACAATTGTGCTTGTCGTCCTGCTCCCTGCCATAGCGTGTGCTCAGGCCGGGCGCAAACGAGTGCTTGAAGGCAATCGCCTTTACGCCCAGGAGAAGTATGAGGCGGCTGCCGACAAGTATCGCGATGCCCTCAACCAGGACCCGCTTTCGCCCGTGATTCACTTTAACCTTGGCAACACCAGCTACAAGCGCCAGAACTATGAGGAAGCACTCAAGGAGTACGACCAGTCCTTGAACAGTCCGGACGTAGCCACGCAGGCAAAGGCCTACTACAACGTGGGCAATACGCTCTTCCGCATGGGGAAGCTGCCGGAAAGCATCCTTGCCTACCAGAAGGCGCTGCAGTTGGACCCTGACGATGTGGACGCCAAGTACAACCTGGAGTATGTGCGCGCGCTGCTGAAGAACAACGCCCAGAAACAGCCAGCTGGTCAACAACAACAGCAACAGCAGCAACAAGAACAGCAGCAACAGGCGCAGCAGCAGTCGGGCGATCAAGGCGAGCAAGACCAGCAACAGGCCCAGCAGCAGGAGCAATCCGGCCAGGAGCAAAAACAGGAGCAGGCTGGGCAACAGAAGGATCGACAAGAGATGTCCAAGGAGGATGCAGCGCGCATCCTTGATGCGCTTAACCAGAGCGAAAAGGATGCCCAAGAGAGCCGCAAAGTGTCCTCCCAGGGGAGCAGACGCGTGGTGAAGGACTGGTAG
- a CDS encoding DUF58 domain-containing protein: MIPKEILKKVKAIEIQTRGLVNDVFSGEYHSVFKGRGMDFSEVRDYQIGDDIRTIDWNVTARMGHPYVKVFEEERELTVVLLVDASSSGNFGSVERMKGEIATEICALLAFSAIRNNDKVGLIIFTDRIEKFVPPKKGKTHVLRVVRELLYHRPQGTGTDIAGALEYLSRVITRRSVVFLVSDFISSGYEKALRVANKKHDLVALTITDPREVSLPDVGFIELEDAESGEVVLVDTSSAEVREMFQQRAFSDAEERARMFRTMNVDHVDIRTDQSYVEPLIRFFRMRAKRFR, from the coding sequence ATGATCCCCAAGGAGATTCTGAAAAAGGTCAAGGCCATTGAGATTCAGACGCGTGGCCTTGTCAACGACGTCTTCTCCGGCGAGTACCACTCCGTGTTCAAGGGCCGGGGCATGGACTTTTCCGAGGTGCGGGACTACCAGATCGGTGACGATATTCGCACCATCGACTGGAACGTCACTGCGCGCATGGGCCACCCGTATGTCAAGGTCTTCGAAGAAGAGCGTGAGCTCACCGTGGTCCTGCTGGTGGACGCGAGTTCCTCCGGCAACTTTGGCAGCGTGGAGCGCATGAAGGGCGAAATCGCCACGGAAATCTGCGCCCTGCTGGCGTTTTCCGCCATTCGCAACAACGACAAGGTGGGGCTCATCATCTTCACCGACCGCATCGAAAAGTTCGTGCCGCCGAAGAAGGGCAAGACGCACGTCCTGCGCGTGGTGCGCGAGCTGCTCTACCACCGCCCGCAGGGGACGGGCACAGACATTGCCGGCGCCCTGGAATACCTCAGTCGCGTAATCACGCGCCGCAGTGTGGTCTTTCTCGTGTCGGATTTCATCAGCAGCGGCTATGAGAAGGCCCTACGCGTCGCCAACAAGAAACACGACCTGGTGGCGTTGACCATCACCGACCCGCGCGAGGTGTCGTTGCCCGACGTCGGCTTCATCGAGCTGGAGGACGCCGAGAGCGGCGAGGTGGTGTTGGTGGACACCTCCAGCGCTGAGGTGCGCGAGATGTTCCAGCAACGAGCGTTCAGTGATGCAGAGGAACGGGCGCGCATGTTCCGCACCATGAACGTCGACCACGTGGACATTCGCACCGACCAGTCCTACGTCGAGCCTCTCATTCGCTTTTTCCGCATGCGCGCCAAGCGGTTCCGTTGA
- a CDS encoding VWA domain-containing protein: MVRFANPEFLALLAVVPLLVLWYVKRQRRASGTIKYSQVGTLKQVGASRTSPWRHSLFVARLLAIVMAIIAFARPQSGRTEQEVTTEGVDIVMALDISTSMLAEDFKPKNRVEAAKEVAAQFIRGRKSDRIGLVVFAGKSFTQCPLTMDYGVLLTFMSQIEPGMIEDGTAIGMGLANAVNRLRQSTAKSKVVILLTDGRNNRGEIDPLTAARIARAFKVRVYTIGVGTRGEALYPVQDPFFGKRYVRMPVEIDEDLLKEIARITGGRYFRATDTAALARIYQEIDELEKTKIEVKEYTTYKELFTRFLAVAFAALMVEVVLAHTRFRKIP, from the coding sequence ATGGTGCGCTTTGCCAATCCAGAATTCCTCGCCCTGCTGGCCGTCGTGCCGCTGCTCGTCTTGTGGTACGTCAAGCGGCAGCGCCGCGCCTCGGGCACCATAAAGTACTCGCAGGTGGGAACCCTCAAGCAAGTCGGGGCGTCGCGTACCTCTCCGTGGCGGCACTCGCTGTTCGTGGCGCGCCTCCTGGCAATCGTCATGGCCATCATTGCCTTTGCCCGGCCGCAATCGGGGCGCACTGAGCAGGAGGTGACCACCGAGGGTGTGGACATCGTCATGGCCCTGGACATCTCCACCAGCATGCTGGCTGAGGACTTTAAGCCGAAGAATCGCGTCGAGGCCGCCAAGGAAGTGGCTGCGCAGTTCATCCGCGGTCGCAAGAGCGACCGCATCGGCCTGGTCGTGTTTGCGGGAAAAAGCTTCACGCAGTGCCCACTGACAATGGATTACGGCGTGCTGCTGACCTTCATGAGCCAGATCGAACCGGGCATGATCGAGGACGGGACCGCCATTGGCATGGGCCTGGCCAATGCCGTCAACAGGCTGCGGCAAAGTACTGCCAAGAGCAAGGTCGTCATCCTGCTCACGGACGGGAGGAATAATCGCGGGGAGATCGACCCCCTCACTGCGGCGCGTATCGCCCGGGCCTTCAAGGTGCGCGTCTACACCATCGGCGTCGGCACGCGAGGGGAGGCCCTGTATCCCGTGCAAGACCCGTTTTTCGGCAAACGATACGTGCGCATGCCGGTGGAGATCGACGAGGACTTGCTCAAGGAGATCGCCAGGATCACTGGTGGCCGCTATTTCCGTGCCACCGACACCGCCGCCTTGGCGCGGATCTATCAGGAGATCGACGAATTGGAAAAGACCAAGATCGAGGTGAAGGAGTATACTACGTACAAGGAGCTCTTCACGCGCTTCTTGGCGGTAGCTTTTGCCGCCCTGATGGTGGAAGTGGTGTTGGCGCACACGCGGTTTCGCAAAATCCCATAG